The following proteins are co-located in the Leptospira weilii genome:
- the thrS gene encoding threonine--tRNA ligase: MYQLTLPDKSVKEVAQGSTYRDFIEKELPFLKNKALAVRLDGADIRDLSRTVDADANLEVLTYSERAGWETFQHSAAHLLGMAVQNLYKNANLTVGPVIENGPGFFYYDIDFQGEIVTPEDFPKIEAEMEKIVKADYRVWRKVVPKKEAIETFQKLGEKYKIEIIGGIPSEDVSIYGMGEWFDLCRGPHVPNSGVLKSFKLTAISGAYWKANKDNAMLTRIYGVAFPSKKELDAYLFQIEEAKKRDHRKIGKEMDLFSFQKEGPGFPFWHPKGTILWNSLADYLRSECNKRGYQEIKTPAVLSSELWKKSGHWDNFHENMYFTDIDEEDYALKPMNCPGCSLIYKHHLHSYRELPLRFAEFGSVHRHELHGVLHGLFRVRAFTQDDSHIYAPLDHLESEVMDIIDFTFTVYKKFGFSEFKTFIATRPEKSQGKDEDWEFATETLKQSLEKKGIPYGIKEGEGAFYGPKIEFNIKDSIGRLWQCGTIQVDFSMPERFELDYTDSDGRKKRPVMIHRAIYGSLERFIGILIEHYEGKFPLWVSPNQVRILTVTEKVADYAKDVYRELVAAGFRVEMDTRNEKIGAKIRDSILKKANYLLVLGEKEMESGTLAVRKLGQEDTKTLTRSGFISNLQDEIKATG; encoded by the coding sequence ATGTATCAGCTGACACTGCCGGACAAATCCGTAAAGGAAGTCGCACAAGGTTCCACTTACCGCGACTTTATCGAAAAAGAATTACCCTTCTTAAAAAACAAGGCTCTCGCTGTACGTCTCGACGGCGCGGATATCCGGGACTTATCCCGAACGGTGGACGCCGATGCAAACTTGGAAGTATTGACCTATTCCGAAAGAGCGGGATGGGAAACGTTCCAACACTCCGCGGCGCACTTGCTCGGAATGGCGGTTCAGAATTTATACAAGAACGCAAATCTTACCGTGGGTCCGGTCATTGAAAACGGTCCCGGATTTTTTTATTACGACATCGACTTTCAAGGTGAGATCGTAACTCCCGAAGATTTTCCGAAGATCGAAGCGGAAATGGAGAAGATCGTAAAGGCGGATTATCGCGTTTGGAGAAAGGTCGTTCCGAAAAAAGAAGCGATCGAAACCTTCCAAAAACTCGGAGAAAAATACAAGATCGAAATTATCGGAGGAATTCCGAGCGAAGACGTTTCGATTTATGGAATGGGGGAATGGTTCGATCTTTGTCGAGGACCTCACGTTCCGAATTCGGGAGTATTAAAATCTTTTAAACTAACCGCGATCTCGGGAGCGTATTGGAAAGCGAACAAAGACAACGCGATGCTCACTCGTATCTACGGAGTCGCGTTCCCGTCTAAAAAAGAATTGGATGCGTATCTCTTTCAAATCGAAGAAGCGAAGAAAAGAGATCATAGAAAGATCGGAAAAGAAATGGATCTATTCTCCTTTCAAAAAGAAGGACCGGGATTTCCGTTCTGGCATCCGAAAGGAACGATCCTTTGGAATTCACTCGCGGATTATCTTCGCTCCGAGTGTAACAAACGCGGATATCAGGAAATCAAAACTCCGGCCGTTCTTTCTTCCGAGCTTTGGAAGAAGTCGGGTCACTGGGATAACTTTCACGAGAACATGTATTTCACGGACATAGACGAAGAGGATTACGCACTCAAGCCGATGAACTGTCCCGGATGTTCCTTGATCTACAAACATCACTTGCATTCCTATCGCGAACTGCCTCTTCGATTCGCCGAATTCGGAAGCGTACATCGTCACGAGTTGCACGGAGTTCTTCACGGATTGTTCCGCGTGAGAGCGTTCACTCAGGATGATTCTCATATCTACGCGCCGTTGGATCATCTCGAATCCGAGGTGATGGACATCATCGACTTTACGTTTACCGTATATAAGAAATTCGGATTTTCCGAATTCAAAACGTTCATCGCGACCCGTCCGGAAAAATCCCAAGGAAAGGACGAGGATTGGGAGTTCGCAACGGAAACCTTAAAACAATCTCTCGAAAAAAAAGGAATTCCCTACGGAATCAAAGAAGGAGAGGGCGCGTTCTACGGCCCGAAGATAGAATTCAACATCAAGGATTCCATCGGAAGACTTTGGCAGTGCGGAACGATCCAGGTCGATTTCTCCATGCCGGAACGTTTCGAGTTGGATTACACCGACAGCGACGGTCGGAAAAAAAGACCGGTCATGATTCACAGGGCGATCTACGGATCGCTCGAACGGTTCATTGGAATTCTAATCGAACACTACGAGGGAAAATTTCCGTTGTGGGTTTCTCCCAACCAGGTGAGAATTCTCACCGTGACCGAAAAGGTCGCCGACTACGCGAAGGACGTTTATCGCGAGTTAGTCGCCGCCGGGTTCCGCGTGGAAATGGACACTAGAAACGAAAAGATCGGCGCGAAGATTCGGGATTCTATTTTGAAAAAGGCGAATTATCTTTTGGTATTGGGCGAAAAAGAAATGGAATCCGGAACTCTCGCGGTACGAAAACTCGGTCAAGAAGACACGAAAACTCTGACCCGGAGCGGATTTATCTCCAATCTTCAGGACGAAATCAAAGCGACAGGTTAG
- the infC gene encoding translation initiation factor IF-3, with protein MQRKPSQKSATDKLFNHRINEKITGVSRVRLVSDDGVAIVSFEEALRKAKEENLDLVEVSADQELHVCKIIDYGKYKFELLKKNKEAKKKQHVINVKEIKIRPRIESHDYEIKKKHAQEFLGKGDKVKISLRFRGREMMHSDLGMKVVYRMIEDLKEHGSAERDPIQDGKQIVVIINPK; from the coding sequence ATGCAGAGGAAACCGAGTCAAAAATCAGCAACGGACAAGCTTTTTAATCATAGGATCAATGAGAAAATTACAGGCGTTTCCAGGGTTCGTTTAGTGTCGGATGATGGAGTGGCGATCGTATCTTTTGAAGAAGCTCTCAGAAAAGCAAAAGAGGAAAACCTGGATCTCGTTGAAGTATCGGCGGATCAGGAATTGCACGTTTGCAAGATCATCGACTACGGAAAATATAAATTTGAGCTACTTAAAAAGAATAAGGAAGCTAAGAAAAAACAACACGTAATCAATGTTAAGGAAATTAAGATTCGCCCTAGAATTGAAAGTCACGATTACGAAATCAAAAAGAAACACGCACAGGAGTTTCTGGGAAAAGGTGATAAAGTTAAAATAAGTCTCCGGTTTCGTGGTAGGGAGATGATGCATTCCGACCTCGGAATGAAAGTCGTTTATAGAATGATCGAGGACTTGAAAGAACACGGCTCCGCGGAAAGAGATCCGATTCAAGACGGAAAACAGATCGTAGTAATCATTAATCCGAAATAA
- the rpmI gene encoding 50S ribosomal protein L35 gives MPKLKTNRAAAKRFKFTKNNKIKRKSMNTRHILTKKGPKRRRRLRGLTLVNNSDWKSIVRLMPYGVR, from the coding sequence ATGCCAAAGTTGAAAACGAACAGAGCCGCCGCAAAGCGTTTTAAGTTCACAAAGAACAACAAAATCAAACGTAAGAGTATGAATACCCGTCACATCTTGACCAAGAAGGGACCGAAAAGAAGGAGACGCCTCCGTGGTTTGACCTTGGTCAACAATTCTGACTGGAAATCTATCGTCAGATTAATGCCTTATGGAGTAAGATAA
- the rplT gene encoding 50S ribosomal protein L20, with amino-acid sequence MPRAVNGTIHKNRRRRVLKDAKGFRGARSKLYRTAKSAVMKAGQWAYRDRRAKKRDFRKLWIIRINAAARENGLSYSVFMNSLKKLGINMDRKSLAELAFNDREVFNALIEKIKVAG; translated from the coding sequence ATGCCGAGAGCTGTCAATGGAACAATCCACAAAAATAGAAGAAGAAGAGTTCTAAAAGACGCGAAAGGATTTCGCGGAGCCCGCTCTAAACTTTACAGAACGGCAAAAAGTGCGGTAATGAAAGCGGGCCAGTGGGCCTACCGTGACCGTAGAGCGAAGAAAAGGGATTTTCGTAAACTTTGGATTATTAGAATTAACGCCGCCGCCAGAGAAAATGGTTTGTCTTATTCCGTATTCATGAATTCTCTTAAGAAATTAGGGATCAACATGGATCGTAAATCTCTGGCAGAGCTGGCTTTCAACGATCGGGAAGTATTTAACGCCCTGATTGAAAAAATCAAAGTAGCCGGATAA
- a CDS encoding cell division protein ZapA, producing the protein MDLHRVKVRILGEEYTILSEAGGDYIYSLADEVDRKLRELGTGMPGASRQKLAILAALNFADELQQLKEIKEKFPSVSMGTGEIEEKTRKLITMLEEGIIGDL; encoded by the coding sequence ATGGACCTTCACAGGGTAAAAGTCAGGATTCTCGGAGAAGAGTATACGATTCTCAGCGAAGCGGGAGGGGATTATATCTATTCCCTTGCGGACGAAGTGGATCGTAAACTGAGAGAGCTCGGAACCGGAATGCCTGGGGCTTCAAGACAAAAACTCGCCATCTTAGCCGCACTTAACTTTGCGGATGAATTGCAACAATTGAAAGAAATCAAAGAGAAATTCCCGTCTGTTTCTATGGGAACCGGAGAGATAGAAGAGAAAACTCGTAAACTAATTACGATGTTGGAAGAAGGAATCATTGGGGATCTTTGA
- a CDS encoding 5-formyltetrahydrofolate cyclo-ligase: protein MKLQSRNALRTLLTLLEERKKKDLVILGFLKKITADARKIIAYVPDKWEVKIDPKVLGWTDSGREIYFPKIMNQKLEFILPETWENGPFDVLEPKGAKILNPNEAEWIIVPALGYDEFGYRLGRGGGFYDRTLCAVDSNKLIGLTYEELFPASFAKEDHDIRVGRVITEKKNYQIV from the coding sequence TTGAAACTTCAGTCTAGAAACGCACTTCGAACTTTACTTACCCTTTTGGAAGAAAGGAAAAAAAAAGATCTGGTTATTCTTGGATTTTTGAAAAAAATTACGGCCGATGCGCGAAAGATCATCGCCTACGTTCCCGATAAGTGGGAAGTGAAGATCGATCCGAAAGTTTTGGGTTGGACCGATTCGGGGAGGGAAATTTATTTCCCAAAGATTATGAATCAGAAATTGGAGTTCATTCTTCCGGAAACTTGGGAAAACGGTCCGTTTGATGTTTTGGAGCCCAAGGGAGCAAAGATCTTGAATCCTAACGAAGCCGAATGGATTATCGTGCCCGCCTTAGGTTATGATGAGTTTGGTTATCGTCTCGGACGCGGAGGTGGTTTTTATGACAGAACCCTTTGTGCGGTGGATTCGAATAAGTTGATCGGACTTACTTACGAGGAACTTTTCCCTGCGAGTTTTGCAAAAGAAGATCACGACATAAGAGTAGGTCGAGTCATTACAGAGAAAAAAAACTATCAAATCGTCTGA
- a CDS encoding chemotaxis protein CheW — MASFDSRHYLESLEADKTTESQKEYLTFNVNEEIFGIDILKIHEILKPVPITRIPNGGDYILGVINLRGEIIPIIDLKQVFGIGYSDIIPSTRIIVVVQDEKRAGILVDTVRQVVKIQYDKINTNTTDDLTLNYSSLIESVSQADETLILNLNLSVLINFEREAI; from the coding sequence ATGGCCTCATTCGATAGTAGACATTACCTTGAATCCTTGGAAGCGGATAAGACTACGGAGTCTCAGAAGGAATATTTAACTTTTAACGTGAACGAGGAAATTTTCGGAATCGATATTCTGAAGATTCATGAGATTTTAAAACCGGTTCCAATCACAAGAATCCCGAACGGAGGCGATTATATTCTGGGGGTGATCAATCTTAGGGGAGAAATCATTCCGATAATAGATTTGAAGCAGGTTTTCGGAATCGGTTATAGCGACATCATTCCGTCTACAAGGATTATCGTCGTTGTGCAGGATGAAAAGCGTGCGGGGATCCTAGTGGATACGGTGAGACAAGTGGTGAAGATCCAATACGACAAAATCAATACTAATACCACCGACGATCTTACTCTCAATTATAGTTCCTTGATAGAATCAGTCAGCCAGGCGGACGAAACGTTGATACTCAATCTAAACTTATCCGTCCTGATTAACTTTGAACGGGAGGCGATCTAA
- a CDS encoding chemotaxis protein CheW has protein sequence MAGILGEYTELFLEESEDQIEELNINLLRLEADHKNLSIINDIFRAAHSLKSSAAFVGLYNLSDLAHKMENLLQLTRDGKLQVKLPLVNLLFQCFDLIKYVIRSVAEGNKIDTPFTDMIQKLDTYEKDPSSFSGVASDAPPASAPAPKSEKVGSTSKPAETPSRPGGLEIHLEAEEVRELEEEIRKSGKCWKISVTLGKDSPMKGLRFSLILQNLKNLGVVFKSVPDLEELDKGGLDVTSVVLLFISSESFEQIRTAANVDMVESLDVQEYVPIVQEAVAANFKIEDDMAASESRVTLKSIKVSSDKLDQLMNNVGELIITNSGFQRIYDDLIRVFGEDQLFNDLKSRIDLINRISKELQSGIMNIRMVQISTVFRRFSRLVRDLSLETGKKVNLVLSGESTELDKKVIDALGEPLLHLIRNSVDHGIETPAERLTAGKPEVGTLELNSYQGGSNIMVEIRDDGRGLDSEKILNKAIEKGLVGTAEASNLSEQEIFQFIFQAGFSTAEKVTDISGRGVGMNVVNNLIQEFKGKIIINSVKGQGTSFVLSFPQALAIIPSILVLMEEEVYAFPLSEVNETIKINNDQITTLEGNEIINLRGEVLPIYRLNRIIGLQDKTDREEFPVVIVQYKGRKIGFMVDELVGKHETVIKSLEKNFKNIRGLTGASIMGDGTIIMVLDIPGIVEIASELEDTDLVVRYHLETMKRIGSIHSTEREEELYIQKTTNPTNVYNHKLHEITNRERLKKKKTDRAREMKRIVAEKEEIFKEEKELASAVALSVEMKAPQERQLPLSTESKTQDPQTPNDPPSITSYSSEPPSGPKKPFVSSEEEYRSHITDIALDQSASEEEQKRAKAIIDSFLTQKKERTMSVAPSKDFQGALSKEELKKLENVVNTGMMNAGMVLSQLLKKNIDLFIPEIIMNDRDGLAEEIRFSENHFYGLRIRMNGDLNGNLLMMFSRENAANLAKELLGSEASPGEKLTDDAKSVLSEISNIVCSSVMNSISNKAKASVTPSVPEFLEGTFMQVLDVVKPERTKFLSMLTEFNHEGNDLLGVLLFLPDFDELLQLIPRF, from the coding sequence ATGGCTGGAATTCTGGGGGAATATACCGAATTATTCTTGGAGGAATCGGAAGATCAGATAGAAGAATTGAACATTAATCTTCTCAGACTGGAAGCCGATCATAAAAACCTTTCGATCATCAACGATATCTTTCGCGCCGCTCATTCCTTAAAAAGTTCTGCGGCCTTTGTAGGCTTATACAACCTTTCCGATCTTGCTCATAAGATGGAAAATCTTCTTCAGTTGACGAGGGACGGCAAACTGCAAGTCAAACTTCCGCTTGTCAACCTTCTCTTTCAGTGTTTTGACCTAATCAAATACGTGATTCGAAGCGTGGCGGAAGGAAATAAAATCGATACCCCGTTTACGGATATGATTCAAAAACTGGATACCTACGAGAAAGATCCTTCTTCTTTTTCGGGTGTTGCAAGTGATGCCCCGCCTGCTTCGGCTCCTGCTCCTAAATCGGAGAAAGTCGGGTCCACATCGAAACCGGCGGAAACTCCGTCTCGACCGGGTGGGTTGGAAATTCACCTCGAAGCGGAGGAGGTGAGGGAACTCGAAGAAGAAATCCGTAAATCCGGTAAGTGTTGGAAAATTTCGGTGACTCTTGGAAAAGATTCTCCGATGAAAGGACTCCGTTTTTCCTTGATTCTTCAAAATCTGAAGAATTTGGGAGTTGTGTTTAAGTCCGTTCCCGATTTGGAAGAATTGGACAAGGGAGGGTTGGACGTGACTTCCGTCGTTTTGTTGTTCATTTCCTCCGAGTCTTTCGAACAAATTCGAACTGCGGCTAACGTGGATATGGTGGAATCTTTGGACGTTCAGGAATACGTTCCAATCGTTCAGGAGGCGGTCGCCGCAAATTTCAAAATTGAAGACGACATGGCCGCGTCCGAGTCCAGGGTCACATTAAAAAGTATTAAAGTATCCTCTGATAAGCTGGATCAGTTGATGAACAACGTGGGCGAGCTTATCATCACGAACTCCGGTTTTCAAAGAATCTATGACGATTTGATTCGGGTTTTCGGAGAAGATCAGTTGTTCAACGATCTCAAATCCAGAATCGATCTTATCAATCGGATCTCCAAAGAACTTCAATCCGGAATTATGAATATTCGTATGGTTCAAATCTCTACCGTGTTTCGGAGATTCTCCAGATTGGTGAGAGATCTTTCTTTGGAAACGGGTAAAAAAGTCAATCTAGTGCTTTCGGGAGAATCCACCGAACTAGATAAAAAAGTCATAGACGCGTTAGGCGAACCGTTGCTTCATCTTATTCGTAACTCCGTGGATCACGGAATTGAAACACCGGCGGAAAGATTAACCGCCGGAAAACCCGAAGTCGGAACATTGGAACTGAATTCTTATCAAGGCGGAAGTAATATCATGGTCGAGATTCGCGACGACGGGCGCGGGCTGGACTCCGAGAAGATTTTGAACAAGGCGATCGAAAAAGGGCTCGTAGGCACTGCGGAAGCATCCAATCTTTCCGAACAGGAAATTTTTCAATTCATCTTCCAGGCCGGATTTTCCACCGCAGAGAAAGTCACCGATATTTCCGGGCGCGGTGTGGGCATGAACGTCGTAAACAATCTAATCCAAGAATTCAAGGGAAAGATCATCATCAATAGCGTCAAAGGTCAGGGAACCTCTTTTGTACTTTCTTTTCCGCAGGCCCTTGCGATCATTCCTTCTATTCTCGTTCTTATGGAGGAAGAAGTATATGCTTTTCCTCTTTCCGAGGTCAACGAGACGATCAAGATCAACAACGATCAGATCACTACCCTCGAAGGAAACGAGATCATCAACCTCCGGGGCGAGGTGCTCCCGATCTACAGACTCAACCGAATCATCGGTCTTCAGGATAAAACGGATAGAGAAGAGTTTCCGGTAGTCATCGTTCAATACAAAGGACGTAAGATCGGATTTATGGTCGATGAACTTGTGGGTAAACACGAAACGGTGATCAAGTCTTTGGAAAAGAATTTCAAAAATATCCGCGGGCTTACAGGAGCTTCCATTATGGGGGACGGAACCATCATCATGGTTTTGGATATTCCCGGCATTGTGGAAATCGCCTCCGAACTCGAGGACACCGATTTGGTCGTGCGCTATCATTTGGAAACAATGAAGAGAATCGGTTCGATTCATTCTACGGAGAGGGAAGAGGAACTCTATATTCAAAAAACCACGAACCCTACGAACGTCTACAATCATAAACTGCATGAGATTACAAATCGGGAGCGTCTGAAAAAGAAAAAGACCGACAGGGCTCGCGAGATGAAACGAATCGTCGCAGAAAAAGAAGAGATTTTCAAAGAGGAAAAGGAGTTGGCCTCCGCTGTGGCTCTCAGCGTGGAGATGAAAGCTCCTCAAGAAAGGCAACTTCCCCTTTCAACGGAATCGAAAACCCAGGATCCGCAAACTCCGAACGATCCTCCTTCGATCACTTCGTATTCTTCGGAACCTCCTTCCGGACCGAAAAAACCGTTCGTATCTTCCGAAGAGGAATACCGTTCTCATATCACGGATATCGCATTGGATCAAAGTGCGAGTGAAGAGGAACAAAAACGCGCGAAAGCGATCATAGATAGTTTTTTAACTCAAAAGAAAGAACGTACGATGTCGGTCGCTCCTTCCAAGGATTTTCAAGGAGCGTTGTCCAAAGAGGAGCTCAAAAAATTGGAGAATGTGGTCAATACCGGTATGATGAATGCCGGTATGGTTCTTTCCCAACTTTTGAAAAAGAACATCGATCTTTTTATTCCCGAAATCATTATGAACGACCGAGACGGTCTTGCGGAAGAGATTCGTTTTTCGGAAAATCATTTTTACGGTCTCCGAATCCGAATGAACGGGGATCTGAACGGGAATCTTCTGATGATGTTCTCCCGAGAAAACGCGGCCAATCTCGCCAAGGAACTTCTAGGTTCGGAAGCATCGCCCGGTGAAAAATTGACGGACGACGCCAAATCGGTGTTAAGTGAAATTTCCAACATCGTTTGTTCTTCCGTGATGAATTCGATATCGAATAAAGCAAAGGCCAGCGTAACGCCTTCCGTTCCCGAATTTTTGGAAGGAACATTTATGCAAGTCTTAGACGTTGTCAAACCGGAGCGGACCAAATTTTTAAGTATGTTGACGGAATTTAATCACGAGGGTAATGATCTTTTGGGTGTGTTGTTGTTCCTTCCGGATTTTGACGAATTACTTCAACTGATTCCGAGGTTTTAA
- a CDS encoding protein-glutamate methylesterase/protein-glutamine glutaminase, which yields MVPSPVRVVIIDDSLLVRNIISDQIQKDSNIHVVATGKTGMDCIDLAQKMNPDVIILDVEMPVMDGLTALHELQKKKLGIPVIMLSVLTQNGAEATFKALEYGAIDFVPKPSSVFQFDPEEIGKILKSKILAYFESRVRGEVLKKVSVLAKVPVGEPHIKKSPVQAICIGTSTGGPRALQEVFSRIPEDISLPIFVVQHMPAGFTKAFAMRLNDHSKIKVKEAEDGESIEPNTGYVAPGDAHLSIHSKGGRKWIALSREAPVNGHRPSIEVLLNSAIEEYKSGMIGVIMTGMGKDGSAAMVKVREAGGSTIAQDEQTSVIYGMNRQAVEMGGVEYIEPVTEIINRIQIILKERGI from the coding sequence ATGGTTCCGAGTCCGGTTCGTGTGGTTATTATCGATGATTCTCTATTAGTCAGAAATATCATCTCCGATCAAATCCAAAAAGATTCGAACATTCATGTTGTTGCAACCGGTAAGACTGGAATGGATTGTATCGATCTCGCGCAGAAAATGAATCCGGATGTGATCATTCTTGATGTGGAAATGCCTGTCATGGATGGTCTCACGGCGCTTCATGAACTTCAAAAAAAGAAACTTGGAATTCCGGTCATCATGCTTTCCGTTTTGACTCAGAACGGCGCCGAAGCGACTTTCAAAGCTTTGGAATACGGCGCTATAGACTTTGTGCCCAAACCTTCCAGCGTCTTTCAATTCGATCCGGAGGAAATCGGAAAGATCTTAAAATCTAAAATTCTCGCTTATTTCGAAAGCCGGGTTCGAGGGGAAGTTTTAAAGAAAGTCTCCGTACTTGCAAAGGTTCCGGTAGGGGAGCCACATATAAAAAAATCTCCGGTTCAAGCGATTTGTATCGGCACTTCCACCGGTGGTCCCCGGGCGCTTCAGGAGGTATTCTCTAGAATACCCGAGGACATTTCCCTGCCTATCTTTGTCGTACAACATATGCCGGCGGGTTTTACTAAGGCCTTTGCGATGAGACTTAACGATCACTCGAAAATCAAAGTAAAGGAAGCCGAGGACGGAGAATCCATCGAGCCAAATACGGGTTATGTGGCTCCGGGAGATGCCCACTTGTCCATTCATTCTAAAGGTGGGAGGAAATGGATTGCCCTAAGCAGGGAAGCCCCTGTAAATGGACACAGACCTTCCATCGAAGTTCTCCTAAACAGTGCAATTGAAGAATATAAGAGTGGAATGATCGGAGTAATTATGACCGGCATGGGCAAGGACGGTTCGGCGGCCATGGTAAAAGTCAGAGAAGCCGGAGGTTCTACGATCGCACAGGACGAACAAACTTCCGTAATTTATGGAATGAACCGTCAGGCTGTCGAAATGGGAGGCGTCGAATATATCGAGCCTGTTACTGAAATCATCAATAGGATCCAAATCATTTTGAAAGAGAGAGGAATTTAA
- a CDS encoding response regulator has translation MARILVVDDAKFMRTMVKDALTQTGHEIVGEAENGNIAIEQYKSLKPDLVTMDITMREKDGIEAAQEIFKLDAKARIIMVTALGQEDLLAKAIKMGVKDFVVKPFSPERLQQAADKALNS, from the coding sequence ATGGCCAGAATTCTCGTTGTGGATGATGCCAAATTTATGAGAACCATGGTAAAAGACGCCCTTACCCAAACCGGTCACGAGATCGTAGGGGAAGCTGAAAATGGAAATATTGCCATAGAGCAATACAAATCTCTGAAGCCGGATCTGGTCACAATGGATATTACCATGCGTGAAAAGGACGGGATCGAAGCCGCTCAGGAAATATTTAAGTTGGATGCAAAGGCGAGAATTATCATGGTGACCGCACTCGGACAGGAAGACCTGCTCGCAAAGGCGATTAAAATGGGTGTGAAGGATTTTGTCGTAAAACCGTTTTCTCCGGAAAGGCTTCAACAAGCGGCGGACAAAGCTCTCAATTCGTAA